A region from the Cetobacterium somerae ATCC BAA-474 genome encodes:
- a CDS encoding helix-turn-helix domain-containing protein has protein sequence MFLNKKSLNILNLFLSLKRYSYSELETVLKIKKRSITMNINTVNSFLHNHNINGILKEDEIFYIDEKEILKIKDLLSHAPFSPIERRDYILLKLFFTNKVILSNSFIELDITRRTLNYDLERIKEYLIKYNLKLESLPSKGVFLIGNEIDIRFLFASYLTKYFVERDSCHNLFINLINSIFSKKEVSLAKKIVLNLINKMNISLPPEDFFKIVSIILIHSFREINFPCSYEKYRTSQVLLENKYYNKVINFLKTHGLEELKIYELDTIAELLLSLDIERYTMNIENEVNLFLKNLEFKLNITIPKEQDFLMQVSNAIRIGKFKAELNFLEHKELHKLDREYKKYYVEINNVIKEIIPKFYLEDIIYLTILIKNSVDMSDLEHKKPKNIAIIDNSFNHIYGKMLLKYIKGNYYVNILKILDNYQLKDFLKNENEIDFILTLNDINIKKTKVPTIKMDFKYILNNVCELEKHGFLKK, from the coding sequence ATGTTTTTAAATAAAAAATCATTGAATATTTTAAATCTGTTTTTAAGTTTAAAGAGATACAGTTATTCAGAGTTAGAAACAGTTCTAAAAATAAAGAAAAGATCAATAACAATGAATATAAATACAGTAAATAGTTTTTTACACAACCATAATATAAATGGAATACTGAAAGAGGATGAAATTTTTTATATCGACGAGAAAGAAATTTTAAAAATAAAAGATTTATTATCACATGCACCTTTTAGTCCTATTGAAAGAAGAGACTATATTTTATTAAAACTTTTTTTTACTAATAAAGTGATATTAAGTAATAGTTTTATTGAATTAGATATCACAAGAAGAACGTTAAACTATGATTTAGAAAGAATAAAAGAATATTTAATAAAGTATAACCTTAAATTAGAAAGTTTACCTTCAAAAGGAGTTTTTCTTATTGGAAATGAAATAGATATAAGATTTTTATTTGCAAGTTATTTAACTAAGTATTTTGTAGAAAGAGATAGTTGTCATAATTTATTTATTAATTTGATTAACAGCATTTTTTCTAAAAAAGAGGTAAGTCTAGCTAAAAAGATAGTTTTAAATCTAATAAATAAAATGAATATTTCCCTTCCACCAGAAGATTTTTTTAAAATTGTTTCAATAATTTTGATTCATTCATTTAGAGAGATTAATTTTCCATGTTCATACGAGAAATATAGAACTTCTCAGGTTTTATTAGAAAATAAATATTATAATAAAGTTATAAATTTTTTAAAAACTCATGGATTAGAGGAATTAAAAATATACGAATTAGATACAATAGCGGAACTTCTTTTATCATTAGATATTGAAAGATATACAATGAATATTGAGAATGAAGTAAATTTATTTCTAAAAAACCTTGAATTTAAATTAAATATAACTATTCCAAAAGAACAAGATTTTTTAATGCAAGTTTCTAATGCGATAAGAATAGGAAAGTTTAAAGCAGAATTAAATTTTTTAGAGCATAAAGAGCTACATAAATTAGATAGAGAATATAAAAAATACTATGTAGAAATAAATAATGTAATCAAAGAAATTATTCCTAAATTTTATTTAGAGGATATCATATATCTAACTATACTTATAAAAAATAGCGTAGATATGAGTGATTTAGAACATAAAAAACCAAAAAATATAGCAATAATAGATAACTCTTTTAATCATATCTATGGAAAAATGTTATTAAAATATATAAAAGGAAATTATTATGTAAACATTTTAAAGATATTGGATAATTATCAATTAAAAGATTTTTTAAAAAATGAAAATGAAATAGATTTCATATTAACTTTAAATGACA